A genomic stretch from Hemibagrus wyckioides isolate EC202008001 linkage group LG18, SWU_Hwy_1.0, whole genome shotgun sequence includes:
- the mrps17 gene encoding 28S ribosomal protein S17, mitochondrial has product MSVKQASVHAKWIIGRVIGTKMRKTAKVRVTRLVLDPYLLKFYNKRKTYFAHDALEQCTVGDIVLLKALPERRTKHVRHELAEVVFKVGAVVDPLTGKKVAGPTYLEPLTDSMEKPEVSLTEKLEQLNISAAPPPPSPAS; this is encoded by the exons ATGTCCGTAAAACAAGCCTCGGTCCATGCTAAATGGATTATCGGGCGAGTCATTGGAACCAAGATGAGGAAGACTGCGAAAGTCCGTGTTACTAGACTGGTCCTAGATCCATATTTACTCAAG TTTTACAACAAAAGGAAGACCTACTTCGCCCATGACGCCTTGGAGCAGTGTACAGTTGGGGACATTGTATTGTTGAAGGCTTTACCAGAAAGGCGAACCAAACATGTCAGGCATGAACTGGCGGAGGTTGTGTTTAAAGTCGGGGCCGTGGTTGATCCCCTGACTGGCAAGAAAGTTGCAGGTCCGACGTACCTGGAGCCTCTCACCGACTCCATGGAAAAGCCAGAGGTGTCTTTAACAGAAAAATTAGAACAGCTGAACATTTCTGCAGCTCCTCCACCACCGAGTCCTGCCTCTTAA